A genomic stretch from Cydia amplana chromosome 1, ilCydAmpl1.1, whole genome shotgun sequence includes:
- the LOC134654305 gene encoding uncharacterized protein LOC134654305, translated as MPKRKHKTEDEIRRKILKLQEKLARRTNEQEDYCSSEENFNDVPYSETPYTELLPYYCEPGWDASEAQSPQPTAPCLSAAHSATRQPSPRSAEVDNQPQPDLPPQPVSPLPPQPVSPLPPQPAMPLPQNPGTSGENQPDDLQLDEDILQLLGDAPREETPMGPPIHKDIASRWQNILAKGLSKELKESLTKEYLIPNNCDLLMAPTLNPEVRVALPDPLVKRDTSLLYKQKQLGIALSALASVTEMVLANETSKQKLLKPLSDACRILCDSHFTETRTRRGFIISSINAKLKQTLIDSNRDKLLFGENVSEKLKAAKTIQQSGEALKNNPPKPRYNRPNVQSTIANRGNLNFVPQHRKTDTKTNNRRAPAYSQRQMSHNNSTRRHNDRDRDRAPPTSRTAGGHHRK; from the exons ATGCCGAAGAGGAAACATAAAACTGAAGACGAAATTCGTCGCAAGATTCTTAAGTTACAAGAAAAACTGGCAAGAAGGACTAACGAACAGGAAGATTACTGTTCGTCCGAAGAAAATTTTAACG ATGTACCGTATTCGGAAACACCTTACACGGAGTTGTTACCGTATTACTGCGAACCTGGATGGGACGCATCCGAGGCACAATCGCCACAGCCGACAGCGCCCTGCCTGTCGGCGGCGCACTCAGCTACGCGACAGCCGTCGCCGCGTTCCGCCGAGGTGGACAACCAGCCGCAGCCCGACTTGCCGCCGCAACCTGTCTCACCATTACCGCCGCAACCTGTCTCACCGTTACCGCCTCAACCTGCCATGCCGTTGCCGCAAAATCCAGGTACATCAGGCGAAAATCAACCAGATGATTTGCAACTTGATGAAGATATTCTTCAGTTACTAGGCGATGCTCCAAGGGAAGAAACCCCTATGGGACCGCCTATTCATAAAGATATCGCCAGTCGATGGCAAAATATTCTTGCCAAAGGCCTCTCAAAAGAACTAAAGGAAAGTCTAACTAAAGAATATCTGATTCCTAATAATTGTGATCTTTTGATGGCCCCGACTCTCAACCCGGAAGTTAGGGTGGCTTTACCTGACCCCCTAGTAAAAAGAGACACGTCACTACTTTACAAGCAAAAACAACTGGGTATTGCCTTGTCCGCTTTAGCTTCAGTAACTGAAATGGTCCTTGCAAACGAGActtcaaaacaaaaactattgaaACCTCTCAGTGATGCTTGCCGCATTCTCTGCGACAGCCATTTTACAGAGACAAGAACCCGCAGGGGTTTCATTATATCGTCTATTAACGCAAAATTAAAACAGACTCTGATCGACTCCAATAGGGATAAGCTGCTGTTTGGAGAAAATGTTTCAGAAAAATTGAAGGCAGCAAAAACTATTCAGCAGTCTGGCGAAGCATTAAAGAATAATCCCCCTAAACCCAGATATAATCGTCCGAATGTTCAGTCAACAATTGCAAATAGGGGTAATTTAAACTTCGTACCCCAACACCGCAAGACGGACACGAAGACCAACAACCGTCGAGCCCCTGCTTACTCGCAGAGGCAGATGTCACACAACAACAGTACGCGACGCCACAACGATCGCGATCGCGACCGCGCACCGCCGACGTCGAGGACAGCGGGTGGACATCATCGGAAGTAG
- the LOC134651863 gene encoding uncharacterized protein LOC134651863, translating into MVLSPWVWHFWITLLLSSTKEGSGQATDVEVKLTAPKWVARGGSATLRCLHQVPPQLLYKVEFLRSESKLLQYVRERVPPFTNYTFPGGRLNMSLSTEDSITIENLDPSASGLYWCEVSLETPIFTAASPPHELTVVYAQKHPPIITFGKPDAVVGGLLRANCTSAPAAPAPRLTWYIDNEKVDDESVQYFSYRVSSSTRTKGGGGYRHRKHQHRYIAPEFNYTAKYWALVSETTAAPVLNHTKHTKCTLNEHSEDAAKIRERPRVPPVTPISLWVSVAELRAPAHGRLQLTCTATIPDKIGPDERYADIKKQTVTVAVNELSIKRPHSDSSQGNSTSTCLQYYRPLWFLSWSLLVNQYFSPSALGTVEF; encoded by the exons ATGGTGCTATCACCATGGGTATGGCATTTCTGGATTACACTGCTCCTCAGTTCCACAAAAGAAG GAAGCGGTCAGGCCACGGACGTGGAGGTGAAGCTGACGGCGCCGAAGTGGGTGGCGCGCGGCGGCTCGGCCACGCTGCGCTGTCTCCACCAGGTCCCGCCGCAGCTCCTCTACAAGGTGGAGTTCCTGCGCTCCGAGTCCAAGCTGCTCCAGTACGTCCGGGAGCGAGTGCCCCCGTTCACTAACTACACGTTCCCTGGGGGGCGGTTGAAT ATGTCACTATCGACGGAGGACTCAATCACCATCGAGAACTTGGACCCGTCGGCCTCCGGCCTGTACTGGTGCGAGGTGTCCCTCGAGACCCCGATCTTCACGGCCGCGTCGCCGCCCCACGAGCTGACTGTCGTCT ATGCGCAGAAGCACCCGCCGATCATAACGTTCGGGAAACCGGACGCGGTTGTGGGTGGACTGTTGCGGGCAAACTGCACCAGCGCGCCGGCGGCGCCCGCGCCCCGTCTCACTTGGTACATTGATAATGAGAAG GTGGACGACGAATCTGTGCAATATTTCTCCTACCGGGTATCCAGTTCCACTCGTACGAAAGGAGGAGGGGGCTACCGGCACAGAAAGCACCAGCACCGCTATATCGCACCGGAATTCAACTACACCGCCAAGTATTGGGCGCTCGTGAGTGAGACCACCGCCGCGCCGGTGCTCAACCACACCAAACACACCAAGTGCACGCTCAACGAACACAGCGAGGATGCTGCCAAG ATCCGCGAGCGCCCTCGCGTGCCTCCGGTGACGCCGATCTCTCTGTGGGTGTCGGTGGCGGAGCTGCGTGCGCCGGCGCACGGCCGGCTGCAGCTCACGTGCACGGCCACTATCCCTGACAAAATCGGTCCGGACGAGCGTTATGCTGACATCAAGAAACAAACCGTTACTG TTGCTGTAAATGAGTTAAGTATAAAGAGGCCACATTCAGATTCAAGCCAAGGTAATTCAACGTCTACCTGCCTGCAGTATTATCGACCTCTTTGGTTCCTCAGCTGGAGTCTGCTAGTCAACCAATATTTCTCACCGTCAGCCCTAGGAACTGTCGAGTTTTAG